The DNA sequence TGGTCACCCAGAGAAATTTTTTGAAACCCTACGTAGTTTGGGCGCCACTTTGGTTCATGCAGAGCCATTAGAGGATCATCAAAACCTCAGCCCTGCTTTGATGACCCGCCTGAGCCGCCAAGCACAGGCTTTGAATGCGCAACTGGTCACAACCGAAAAAGACGCCGTACGCTTGCCTCCTGAATTTCGCGGTCATGTACTGACAGTACCCGTACGGCTGGAATTCAAAGAGCGGCACCCACTGGATGCCGCCCTATCAAAACTTGGATTATAGCTCGGATTACGACTCAAGTTTGCCGTCGATCAGCGCCTTGAGGTCATCATAGCTCATATTGCTGTGCTTCTTGCCATCGATGATCAAGGTAGGCGTGCCGCTGATTTGATCAGCCTCTGCATGTTCCTGATACCAAGCCACAAGCGTTTTAGCCTTCTCATTGTCATTCAGGCAGACATCCAGCTGCTCTTCTTCTAATCCAGCGATTTTGCCAATCCGACGCAGGTTATCGGCAATTTCAACTGGGTCTTTGCCACCAGCCAGCCAGTCTTTTTGCTGATTATACAGCATATCCGAAATGCCAAAGAACCGTTCTTGTCCGCCACAACGCGCGACCATGGACGCCCACAGGCCGAAGCGATCAAAATACACATCGCGGTAGATGAATTTGACCTTACCAGTATCGATAAAGTCCGATTTCAACTGTTTGAACGCGCTTTTGTGGAAGCTGGCACAATGCGGACAGGTGAATGAGGCATATTCGATAATCGTTACTGGAGCGTCTTCTGCGCCCAATGTCATTTCAACGATTGATGAGGTATCAATTTCAGCGGCATCGCTGCTTTCTTGGGCGTTTACCGCGCCATATGGCATGTCCGGTGTCGCAACCGGGGTGGAGTTCGTCCACCAGGCACCGGCAGCGATGGCTGCAACGGCCACTGTTCCGACAAGAGACAATCGTTTCATCTGTTTCACCTTATTGATCTGTTATTTGTTTTTGGACAGAACATTCTGTCCCAAAATTTCGAGCGCTTCCCGCAAAGTGCTATCCCCGACCGGCAACGTCAATTCTGACGCTTTGTCGCGGGCCACTTTGACCGCCTGCTCTGAGGGCGGTTTTTTGGCTGGAGCTTGATGAAGAAATTCCACCTTGCCGTCGCTAAATCCTGATGCTGCCGTCTGAGTTACACGCACCCGTGCGATAGCATTATAGCCGTAAACCGCGTTGACCCGCTCGCGGATAATTTCTTTTTGCATCTCAAGTAGGGGGGCCAACGCACCGTTAGTCAGCACACTAAGTGTTGCCCCCATGCCTTGACGACCATAGGATACCTCGACCGGGCGGCCCATTGTGGCAATTTCAGAGCCGACAATTTCAGCCCAATGCGTCAGCACCCGTGACACAGCAAAGCCGCGCGATTCCGACGCTTGCCGGATCGGTCGCTGCAAAAGCTGCGAGGTGCGTTTAAAGCCCGTGAAACCGGGCCGCTTACTGGGCATAGGGCCTCCTGTACTTGCGGGCCATCTTAGGGCATGTGTCATGACATGCCATAGCCTTTGCCGCAAGACAGGGATCAAAAATGCGTGACACGCAACAAGCCGCCGATTTACTGGACTGGTATGATCGCCATGCCCGTACCCTGCCGTGGCGGGTTAGCCCAGCGGATCGGACAGCAGGAGTTGTGCCCGACCCTTATCGCATCTGGCTGTCTGAAATCATGCTTCAACAAACCACCGTTGCCGCCGTAAAAAAATATTACGAACGCTTTACTTTCCTTTGGCCAAATGTGGCTGATCTTGCGGCAGCGGATGATGCTGACGTCATGGGGGAATGGGCCGGTCTGGGGTATTATGCTCGGGCGCGCAACCTGTTGAAATGCGCCCGCACCATTGCACAAGATTATGGCGGGACGTTTCCTGACACCCACAAAGAGCTGCTAAAATTACCCGGCATCGGGCCTTATACGGCCTCGGCCATTTCATCGATTGCCTTTGACCGCGCAGAGACTGTTGTAGATGGCAATGTAGAGCGGGTGATTTCGCGGGTGTATAACATTCGCACACCATTGCCCGCCTCTAAGCCGGAAATTACCGAAACCGCTAAAAAGCTGACGCCCAAGCAACGTCCCGGTGATTATGCGCAAGCAATAATGGATTTAGGCGCTACGATCTGCACGCCCAAATCCCCGGCTTGTGGTATCTGCCCATGGCAAACCTCCTGTCAGGCGCGAACCTTAGGCACGCAGGCCGAATTGCCATTCAAATCCCGCAAAGCCCCCAAGCCCACACGCCTTGGCATCGCTTATGTCGTGCAGAGATCCGATGGTGCGCTTTTGCTAGAACGGCGCCCTAACAGGGGATTGTTAGGTGGAATGCTGGGATGGCCCGGCAGCGATTGGAACGATGCACCTACAGACACACCCCCAATGGATGCCGACTGGTACATTCTGCCCGAAGAGGCACGACATACCTTCACACATTTTCATCTGCGCCTCCAAGTTAGGATAGCCCGCGTTAACCACGATCAGATCCCAGATCGTGGCAATTTTGTTGAGGTTGACGCATTTGCACCGTCAAAACTCCCCAGCGTAATGCAAAAGGTTTTCAAGCTTGCACGTGACGCGATCGACCCTATCACTTAGAATGATTGAATAAGTCGCGATAGATGACGGATGTTACGATGATCACGCAAGATCAGTTTGCCAGACTAAGAAGTGCAATCCCGTTTTGGATGTCATTACTCTTTGTTCCGATGGTAATGTTTGGTGCATACAAAGGGGGATGGGCACTTTGGGTTTTACCATTGTTTGCCTGGTATTTTTTTGCACTTCTTGATGCTTTTCTCGGACTCAACCTCGACAACGCTAATCCAAATTGGGGTGATGAGCATATAAACTGGTATCGGTTGGTCACAGTAATCTGGGCTCCGCTTCAGTTTGTTCTATTGTTTGGCATGATCTGGTATGCCAGCCATACATCACATCTGTCTGTCTGTGAGAAGTTTGGCCTCTTTTTTGGGGTCGGCGTGATTACTGGCACTGTCGGCATCAACTACAGTCATGAATTGATGCACCAAAAGAACCGCAACGAACGCTTTTTGGGCGATTTTCTTTTATCCATGGTGCTTTATTCACATTTTCGGTCTGAACATTTGCTGGTGCACCACCGCCATGTTGGCACTCCGCGTGACCCAGTTACAGCGCGCTACAACGAAGGGTTTCACCGCTTTTTCCCGCGTGTGCTTAAACAATGCTGGATCTCTGCTTTTAATGCAGAAAAAGCAATGCTGGCCCGCAAGGGAAACGAATGGGTTGACCTGTCGAACCCGTTTTTTAAATACTGGAGCTTGCAAGGGGTAATGATACTGCTGGCCATTCTTCTTGGCGGCTGGATTGGTCTGATATTGTTTATCTGGCAAGCGTTTGTCGCCGTCTGGCAGTTGGAGTTGGTGAATTATATCGAACATTACGGCCTGACGCGTAAACATCTGGGTGATGGGAAATATGAACACGTCAAACCGCGCCACAGCTGGAATGCGGCACACAAAGGGTCAAACTGGTTATTGATCAATCTGCAACGCCATTCTGATCATCATTACAAACCCGACCGACGATTTCCACTGTTGCAAAACTATGATGCCAGCGAGGCCCCACAGTTGCCTTTCGGTTACCCAGTGATGACCGTTGCAGCGATGGTGCCACCCCTATGGCGGCGGGTCATGAACAAACGGGTTCGCCGCTGGCGCAAAATGTATTACCCAGAAATCACCGACTGGAAACCTTACAACAAGGCTCAAAACCCTGTCCGCATCTCGTCATGAATCCAAGCAATATTCAAAGGGATTATCATACCCCTTTGTCCGGGTTTTGTTTGCAATTACTGTAATCTGGTTGCTGTCCAGCGAACCTGTGTATGCCCATGCCTCGGAACAGGGATATATACTGCTTTTACCCACAGATATTTACATCATGGCAGGGGCCGCCACGGTGATCTTGACCCTGCTACTACTGATTTTTCTGCCCGCCTCGGCAACAAGGCGGCTGTTTGAAACTTGGTCACTGTGGCACTGCCGTCCCTTGCCATTTCGACATCTGATCAGCTGTATCAGTGCCATTGTTCTTGCGGCATTGATCTGGCAGGGCTTGATCGGCACGCGCGATCCGTTGGCCAATCCGCTCCCGCTTGCGGTTTGGGCGGTGTGGTGGATTGTTTTGGTGTTTCTTCAGGGTTTTTTATGCGACCACTGGAAATATATCAATCCATGGACCGGCCCAACAGCCGGGTTGGCGTGGCTCACAGGGCTACGCCCGCCATTTCGATATCCGCGGTGGTTTGGACATTGGCCCGGGGTGGTATTACTTCTCGCGTTTGCCTGCATTCTAATGGTTGATCCGGCCCCGGCTGACCCATCAAGACTGGCACGTTATGTAGGGATTTACTGGTACCTGACGTTGCTGGGTCTGGTCCTTTTCGGCCCGGTCTGGTTGATCCGTGCCGAGGCCCTGACCATCATGATGCGTACCTATCGGCAGGTGGCCATCATCGGGTGTAAAAATGGTCGTCTGGCTTTGGGTCTGTCTGGTTGGCAAATGACCCATCGCCCGATTCCCAAGCCCGGATTGGCGGTTTTCATGCTGGTATTGCTGGGCTGTGGCAGTTTTGATGGGCTCAATGAAACCTTTTGGTGGATGGGGCAACTAGGCATCAACCCGCTAGAATTTCCCGGTCGTTCCGCCGTAGTAGTCCCCAATTTCGTGGGCATGTTGCTGGCAAATATATTACTGATTGCCAGTTTTACAGCCTGCCTGTGGCTTGGTCATCTTCTGATCAGGAAAGGCACAGGACTATTGAACGCATTTTGCCTTTATGCCCCAACATTACTGCCCATCGCATTAGCCTATCACCTTGCACATTACCTGCCCAGCTTTCTGGTTGAAGGGCAGTATGTTCTTAAACTGGTGAATGAATTTTTGGGCCTTAATGATGTCTACGTCACCACCGGGTTTTTCAGCCGTCCAGATGCGGTCAAGGCAATTTGGTTAACCCAAGCTGGGGCCGTTGTTGTCGGCCATGTCATTGCCATTTTACTGGCGCATCTGCTGGCATTGCGCAGCCATTCCACCCATTCGAAAGCTTTGATTGTGCAGCTTCCACTGGCAGTATTTATGGTGTTCTATACTGTGTTTGGCTTGTGGCTTTTGGCCTCGCCGCGCGGATGATAAGGCCGATTTCCACGAGGTAAAAAGCTGGACAAACGGTAAAATTCCCCTCAGACAAGGAGCTTACCATCCCTATATTGGATGCGCAGAAAACGGATTTGGGAGCAAAAGCACCATGATCACCCCTAAAAACAACACAACCCGTCGCAATGTTCTGAAAACGCTCGCCGGTGGCGCAGCCGGGGCTGCCGCCCTACCGCTCTGGTCACGTTACGCGCAGGCGCAGGCGTCTGAGCCGATCAAAATCGGCTTTCAGGTTCATCGCACCGGAATCGGGGCGGCTTATGGGCGCTGGTATGACCGCACCACTATGGCCGCGGTCGATCTGATTAATGAGCAAGGTGGCATTAATGGCCGCCCGGTTGAAATCGTGACTGAGGATGACGGCACCGACCCCAAGCGCGGTGCTGAAGTGGTTGAAAAATTCACCAATCAGCATGGTTGTGATGTCGGCTTCGGGACGTTGTTTTCTCATGTTGTGATCGGCTCGTCCCCACGTGCGGGTGAGCTAAAGCTGCCTTATTTTGTGGTCTCCGAGGGGCATCACGTTGCCTCAGGCATGCTCAACCGTTACACTTTGCAGCCCGGCATTACGGACGTAAAAAGCCAAGTGCAGGCGATGGCCCCCTTTGTGGCTGAAAATCTTGGTAAAAAGGTCACGATGGTGTTCCCTGATTTTGCCTTTGGTCATGATCACCGTGATTTCTTTACTCAAGCGATTGAGGCGCAAGGTGGTGAGGTACTGGCCCATATTGCCATTCCTCCGTCAGAGACGTCTTTCACCAAGTATTTCCCGAAAATTCCTCGCGAAACCGAAGTTTTATACCACGTGATGGTCGGCCCCGCAGTTTTGACTTTTGTCAAAGAACTAGGTGAGTTTTTTGGTCCTTCTCGCCCCGAAATGTTCGGCTTTATCGACAGCCTTGAGGCGGTTGATATCTCCAGCCCGGGTCTGGAATACCTTGAAGGCACCTATTTCTGGGAGGGCAATCCTCGCCACACACAGGATGATCAATCAGAGCATGACCAGTTCTACCGCGCCGCAGTGGGTGTTGATGATCGCGGCGCATCGATCAGCGACCCGTCGGATGTATCCACTTACGCCCACATGTTCGGCTGCTGGGAAACCCTGCATGTGATCAAAGCTGGGATGGAGACCGCAGGCTATCAATCCCACGCCGACCGCGCGGCCCTGATCGAAGCGGTTGAGGCTATGACCGACATGCCGCTCAGCCAAGCACACCCGCAAGGTGCCAAGCTGTTCAACGGCAAAACCCACCAGGTCTTTGGCCATCAGTACATTTCAAAAGTCACTGACGGAAAACTGGTCAAAGTCCACACCACATCAATCGAGGATACGCTTTATCCAGATGAGGTGGACTACACCACGCAAAGCTTCTGATAAAAATGCCCCGGTTTGAACGTCGGATCGGGGCATTCAGTTGGGACATTTTGTCCAACTCGCGGCTTTTTCTGTGTCATCTTGGAGACAGCATAATCCGTCAACTCTCTGAACAAAATAATATTCCGGTTTATCAAATCATTTCACCTGCAACCCTTGATTGGTGCGGCGGATCGGGCTTTGATGCTGCCATGAACCCTCATCAGGTTCTCGGAATTTTATCTGATCGCATCTGGGAGGAAAGATCATGAAATTTGTTACCGCCGCCGTGGCCGCGACTATCGCGCTCAGCGCCACAACCATTTCCGCAAATGCCGCATGTGACGATGGTGAACTTGTCATCAAATTCAGCCATGTCACCAACACTGACCGCCATCCCAAAGGTATCGCAGCATCGTTGTTGGAGCAGCGCGTTAATGACGAGATGAACGGCACCGCCTGTATGGAAGTGTTTCCAAACTCGACGCTTTATGATGACAACAAGGTGCTAGAGGCATTGCTGCAAGGTGACGTTCAACTGGCTGCGCCATCGTTGTCGAAATTCGAAGCTTTCACCAAGAAATTCCGCCTGTTCGATCTGCCCTTCATGTTCGAAAGCGTTGATGCGGTGAATGCATTTCAAGGCTCTGACGCTGGTCAAGAACTCAAAGACAGCATGCAACGTCGAGGCCTGCAGGGGTTGGCATTCTGGCACAATGGCATGAAACAAATGTCGGCGAATGTGCCATTGATCGCACCCACAGATGCCAACGGTTTGCGCTTCCGGGTCCAGAGCTCTGACGTTCTGGTCGCTCAAATGGAGGCCATCGGCGGTAGCCCGCAAAAAATGGCCTTTTCCGAAGTTTACGGCGCCCTGCAACAGAAAGTTGTCGATGGGCAGGAAAACACTTGGTCGAACATATACGGCAAAAAGTTCTTTGAAGTTCAGGACGGTGTGACCGAAACAAACCACGGCATTCTTGATTATCTGGTTGTCGCTTCAACGGAGTGGCTAGACGGTCTTGAACCAGATGTACGTGATCAATTCCTGACCATTCTATCCGAGGTCACAGAGACACGGAACGCGGAATCATTTGACGTGAATCAAAAAGCCCGTCAGGCGATCATCGATGCCGGTGGTGAAATCCGGGAACTTACCGATGAACAACGCGCGATATGGGTAGAAACCATGAAGCCGGTTTGGGACAAATTCGCCGATGATGTTGGTCAAGAGAACATCGACGCGGCACAGGCGATCAACGACAGCCTGTAATCACTTTATCATCGGGGCCCATCTGTTGCGGGCTCCGATGGCCCAAACCAAGGCGCCACGATGCATCCAAAATCAAGACAAAGCTTTACCGATCGGATCGAGGAAAACCTAATCGCCGCCTTATTGGGGACGATGACATTGATCACATTCGCCAATGTTGTGGCCCGCAAAGGTTTCAATTCCAACATCCTTTGGGGGCTGGAATTAACGGTGTTTCTGTTCGGATGGCTGGTGCTTTTGGGCGCGTCTTATGCAGTCAAGAAAAGCGCGCATTTAGGCGTGGACGCCCTAATCAATATCGTCTCGCAGACAACACGCCGGATACTTGCGCTGATCTCCGTCACCGTTTGCATTGTGTTTGCACTACTCTTGTTGAAAGGGGCCTGGGATTACTGGGCCAATTTTGCCAATCTTCCCGCGACTGAAGGGCGCTGGTTTCCTCTGGGTTTTGAGGACAAGTTTTTGGCCAAAGGCTGGTATGAAGTCGACGACATCCCGCACCCCACCTTTCTGAAATGGATGGAAAATGCATTCAACGAGGGCGAAGCCTATTCCAAACTGCCCAGAATGATCCCCTATCTGGTTTTGCCTATGTCGATGGCGCTTTTGCTATTTCGGTTTATTCAAGCTGGCATTGCCATTTGGACTGGCATGATTGACCGGATTGTTGCCAGCCACGAGGTTGAGGATGAGCTTGAAGAGGCTCACGACCAAATCAGGGAAAACACCTGATGTCCGTCGTGCTATTGTTCGTCATGGTGATCGCCCTACTGATGATCGGGGTTCCGATAGCGGTATCTTTGGGCATGTCATCAGTCCTGTTTTTGCTTTGGTTTTCAGACACCTCTCTGGCCTCAGTCGCACAAACATTGTTCGAAGCCTTTGAGGGCCATTACACGCTGCTGGCCATACCGTTTTTCATCCTCGCGTCCAGCTTCATGTCAACCGGCGGCGTGGCCCAACGAATAATTCGGTTTTCCATCGCCTGCGTTGGGCACTTGCGCGGGGGCTTGGCCATCGCAGGTGTTTTTGCTTGTATGCTGTTCGCCGCTTTATCCGGATCATCACCCGCCACAGTGGTTGCTATCGGATCAATTGTAATCGCCGCCATGCGACAGGCGGGATATTCCAAAGAGTTCGCTGCAGGCGTGATCTGCAATGCTGGCACATTGGGCATTCTGATCCCACCGTCGATTGTCATGGTCGTTTACGCGGCAGCTGTAGAGGTTTCTGTCGGCAGGATGTTTTTAGCCGGCGTCATCCCCGGAATTCTTGCAGGCCTCATGCTGATGATCGCCATTTATATCATGGCCCGCGTGAAAGGCATGCCCAAAGGCGACTGGTTAGGTTGGGGAGAGATATGGGCGTCGTTTCGTGACGCGGCATGGGGCTTGTTGCTGATTGTCATCATTATGGTCGGAATTTACGGCATTCCAGGCGTAACAGGGGCCTTCTTTACCCCAACTGAGGCGGCCGCAGTCGCATCTGTCTATGCCTTCTTTGTCGCATGCTTCATCTACCGCGATATGGGCCCCTTGGCCGCGTCACAAGACGGGCAAAAGCTTAACCTGCTTAGCAAACCCATCGCACTTGTCACCGCATTTTTTCACGCAGACACGCGCCGGACACTATTTGAAGCTGGAAAACTCACCGTCACGTTGATGTTTGTGATCGCCAATGCGCTGATCCTGAAACATGTCCTGACCGAGGAACAAATTCCACAACATGTGGCCAATGCAATGTTATCCGCCGGGTTTGGGCCGGTCATGTTCCTGATTGTAGTCAACGTTATCCTGTTGATCGGTGGTCAATTTATGGAACCTTCAGGTCTTTTAGTGATCGTCGCGCCCCTTGTGTTCCCCATCGCGATCGAACTGGGTATTGATCCCATTCATCTGGGTATAATCATGGTCGTGAACATGGAAATCGGGATGATCACGCCGCCTGTTGGTCTGAACCTTTTTGTCACGTCTGGGGTGGCAGGTATGCCAATGATGTCGGTTGTGCGGGCCGCCCTGCCATTTTTGGCTGTACTGTTCGTGTTCCTGATCATGGTGACATACATTCCATGGATATCGACA is a window from the Roseovarius sp. EL26 genome containing:
- a CDS encoding DsbA family protein, which produces MKRLSLVGTVAVAAIAAGAWWTNSTPVATPDMPYGAVNAQESSDAAEIDTSSIVEMTLGAEDAPVTIIEYASFTCPHCASFHKSAFKQLKSDFIDTGKVKFIYRDVYFDRFGLWASMVARCGGQERFFGISDMLYNQQKDWLAGGKDPVEIADNLRRIGKIAGLEEEQLDVCLNDNEKAKTLVAWYQEHAEADQISGTPTLIIDGKKHSNMSYDDLKALIDGKLES
- a CDS encoding DUF721 domain-containing protein, whose translation is MPSKRPGFTGFKRTSQLLQRPIRQASESRGFAVSRVLTHWAEIVGSEIATMGRPVEVSYGRQGMGATLSVLTNGALAPLLEMQKEIIRERVNAVYGYNAIARVRVTQTAASGFSDGKVEFLHQAPAKKPPSEQAVKVARDKASELTLPVGDSTLREALEILGQNVLSKNK
- the mutY gene encoding A/G-specific adenine glycosylase is translated as MRDTQQAADLLDWYDRHARTLPWRVSPADRTAGVVPDPYRIWLSEIMLQQTTVAAVKKYYERFTFLWPNVADLAAADDADVMGEWAGLGYYARARNLLKCARTIAQDYGGTFPDTHKELLKLPGIGPYTASAISSIAFDRAETVVDGNVERVISRVYNIRTPLPASKPEITETAKKLTPKQRPGDYAQAIMDLGATICTPKSPACGICPWQTSCQARTLGTQAELPFKSRKAPKPTRLGIAYVVQRSDGALLLERRPNRGLLGGMLGWPGSDWNDAPTDTPPMDADWYILPEEARHTFTHFHLRLQVRIARVNHDQIPDRGNFVEVDAFAPSKLPSVMQKVFKLARDAIDPIT
- a CDS encoding alkane 1-monooxygenase translates to MITQDQFARLRSAIPFWMSLLFVPMVMFGAYKGGWALWVLPLFAWYFFALLDAFLGLNLDNANPNWGDEHINWYRLVTVIWAPLQFVLLFGMIWYASHTSHLSVCEKFGLFFGVGVITGTVGINYSHELMHQKNRNERFLGDFLLSMVLYSHFRSEHLLVHHRHVGTPRDPVTARYNEGFHRFFPRVLKQCWISAFNAEKAMLARKGNEWVDLSNPFFKYWSLQGVMILLAILLGGWIGLILFIWQAFVAVWQLELVNYIEHYGLTRKHLGDGKYEHVKPRHSWNAAHKGSNWLLINLQRHSDHHYKPDRRFPLLQNYDASEAPQLPFGYPVMTVAAMVPPLWRRVMNKRVRRWRKMYYPEITDWKPYNKAQNPVRISS
- a CDS encoding ABC transporter substrate-binding protein; protein product: MITPKNNTTRRNVLKTLAGGAAGAAALPLWSRYAQAQASEPIKIGFQVHRTGIGAAYGRWYDRTTMAAVDLINEQGGINGRPVEIVTEDDGTDPKRGAEVVEKFTNQHGCDVGFGTLFSHVVIGSSPRAGELKLPYFVVSEGHHVASGMLNRYTLQPGITDVKSQVQAMAPFVAENLGKKVTMVFPDFAFGHDHRDFFTQAIEAQGGEVLAHIAIPPSETSFTKYFPKIPRETEVLYHVMVGPAVLTFVKELGEFFGPSRPEMFGFIDSLEAVDISSPGLEYLEGTYFWEGNPRHTQDDQSEHDQFYRAAVGVDDRGASISDPSDVSTYAHMFGCWETLHVIKAGMETAGYQSHADRAALIEAVEAMTDMPLSQAHPQGAKLFNGKTHQVFGHQYISKVTDGKLVKVHTTSIEDTLYPDEVDYTTQSF
- a CDS encoding DctP family TRAP transporter solute-binding subunit; this encodes MKFVTAAVAATIALSATTISANAACDDGELVIKFSHVTNTDRHPKGIAASLLEQRVNDEMNGTACMEVFPNSTLYDDNKVLEALLQGDVQLAAPSLSKFEAFTKKFRLFDLPFMFESVDAVNAFQGSDAGQELKDSMQRRGLQGLAFWHNGMKQMSANVPLIAPTDANGLRFRVQSSDVLVAQMEAIGGSPQKMAFSEVYGALQQKVVDGQENTWSNIYGKKFFEVQDGVTETNHGILDYLVVASTEWLDGLEPDVRDQFLTILSEVTETRNAESFDVNQKARQAIIDAGGEIRELTDEQRAIWVETMKPVWDKFADDVGQENIDAAQAINDSL
- a CDS encoding TRAP transporter small permease, with translation MHPKSRQSFTDRIEENLIAALLGTMTLITFANVVARKGFNSNILWGLELTVFLFGWLVLLGASYAVKKSAHLGVDALINIVSQTTRRILALISVTVCIVFALLLLKGAWDYWANFANLPATEGRWFPLGFEDKFLAKGWYEVDDIPHPTFLKWMENAFNEGEAYSKLPRMIPYLVLPMSMALLLFRFIQAGIAIWTGMIDRIVASHEVEDELEEAHDQIRENT
- a CDS encoding TRAP transporter large permease codes for the protein MSVVLLFVMVIALLMIGVPIAVSLGMSSVLFLLWFSDTSLASVAQTLFEAFEGHYTLLAIPFFILASSFMSTGGVAQRIIRFSIACVGHLRGGLAIAGVFACMLFAALSGSSPATVVAIGSIVIAAMRQAGYSKEFAAGVICNAGTLGILIPPSIVMVVYAAAVEVSVGRMFLAGVIPGILAGLMLMIAIYIMARVKGMPKGDWLGWGEIWASFRDAAWGLLLIVIIMVGIYGIPGVTGAFFTPTEAAAVASVYAFFVACFIYRDMGPLAASQDGQKLNLLSKPIALVTAFFHADTRRTLFEAGKLTVTLMFVIANALILKHVLTEEQIPQHVANAMLSAGFGPVMFLIVVNVILLIGGQFMEPSGLLVIVAPLVFPIAIELGIDPIHLGIIMVVNMEIGMITPPVGLNLFVTSGVAGMPMMSVVRAALPFLAVLFVFLIMVTYIPWISTALPNSIMGPEIITK